The following proteins come from a genomic window of Campylobacter coli 76339:
- a CDS encoding Lysyl-tRNA synthetase (class II): MFDNILEQQRIQKASELKNAGVNPYPHFLVKGLSLADFKSKFAYIFDTENKRDESISSVVSGRLKLLRIAGKSIFANIEDENENLQIYFSKDSLGEEKFNLFKKNLEVGDIILAKGFPFVTKTGEFSLHASEITLATKSIVPLPEKYHGLTDIEQRYRKRYVDMIMNAEVRKDFLTRSKVVSLIRHFFEEKGFLEVETPMMHPIAGGANAKPFVTFHNSLGVERFLRIAPELYLKRLVVGGFQAVFEINRCFRNEGMDLTHNPEFTTIEFYWAYHNYKDLMDLTEELFALLLEKLQLGKIIEFDGQKVDFSKPFERITYKDALKKYGALSDEIIENKDKILEKLKKDGFEANDKLDLGHLQAELFDNYVESKLIDPTFVTDFPISISPLSRRSDSNPEIAERFELFVCGRELANGFNELNDPLDQYERFLKQIEAKNAGDEEACEMDEDFVNALGYGMPPTAGQGIGIDRLVMLLTNKKSIRDVILFPAMRPLKSELKEDKE; encoded by the coding sequence ATGTTTGATAATATTTTAGAGCAACAAAGAATTCAAAAAGCTAGTGAGCTAAAAAATGCAGGTGTGAATCCTTATCCTCATTTTTTAGTTAAAGGACTTTCTTTAGCAGATTTTAAAAGTAAATTTGCTTATATTTTTGATACTGAAAATAAGCGTGATGAAAGTATTTCTTCTGTAGTTTCTGGACGCTTAAAACTTCTTAGAATAGCTGGAAAGTCTATATTTGCAAATATAGAGGATGAAAATGAGAATTTGCAAATTTATTTTAGTAAAGATTCTTTAGGCGAAGAAAAATTTAATTTATTTAAAAAAAATCTTGAAGTGGGTGATATCATTCTTGCAAAAGGCTTCCCTTTTGTTACTAAAACAGGAGAGTTTAGTTTGCATGCAAGCGAGATTACTTTAGCAACTAAATCAATAGTACCCTTGCCTGAAAAATACCATGGGCTTACAGATATAGAACAAAGATATCGTAAGCGTTATGTGGATATGATTATGAATGCAGAGGTTAGAAAAGATTTTCTGACTCGTTCTAAAGTTGTAAGTTTGATTCGTCATTTTTTTGAAGAAAAAGGCTTTTTAGAGGTTGAAACTCCTATGATGCACCCAATTGCAGGTGGTGCAAATGCTAAACCTTTTGTAACTTTTCATAATTCTTTAGGGGTTGAGAGATTTTTAAGAATTGCACCTGAGCTTTATTTAAAAAGGCTTGTAGTAGGTGGATTTCAAGCAGTTTTTGAAATCAATCGTTGTTTTAGAAATGAAGGTATGGATCTTACTCATAATCCTGAATTTACTACAATTGAATTTTATTGGGCTTATCATAATTATAAAGACTTGATGGATCTTACTGAAGAACTTTTTGCTTTACTTTTGGAGAAGTTACAACTAGGAAAAATCATAGAATTTGATGGACAAAAGGTTGATTTTTCTAAACCTTTTGAGAGAATTACCTATAAAGATGCACTTAAAAAATACGGCGCTTTAAGCGATGAAATCATTGAAAATAAAGATAAGATTTTAGAAAAACTAAAAAAAGATGGTTTTGAAGCAAATGATAAGCTTGACTTAGGACATTTACAAGCAGAGCTTTTTGATAATTATGTAGAAAGTAAGCTTATTGATCCTACTTTTGTTACAGATTTTCCGATATCTATCAGCCCACTTTCTCGTCGTAGTGATAGCAATCCTGAAATAGCAGAGCGTTTTGAACTTTTTGTTTGTGGCAGAGAGTTGGCTAATGGCTTTAACGAATTAAATGATCCTTTGGATCAGTATGAAAGATTTTTAAAACAAATCGAAGCTAAAAATGCAGGTGATGAAGAAGCTTGTGAAATGGATGAAGATTTTGTAAATGCTTTGGGGTATGGTATGCCACCAACAGCAGGACAGGGCATAGGAATAGATAGATTGGTAATGCTTTTAACAAATAAAAAATCTATCCGAGATGTGATATTATTTCCGGCTATGAGGCCATTAAAATCAGAATTAAAGGAGGACAAAGAATGA
- a CDS encoding Ferric uptake regulation protein FUR, translating into MLIENVEYDVLLERFKKILRQGGLKYTKQREILLKTLYHSDTHYTPESLYMEIKQAEPDLNVGIATVYRTLNLLEEAEMVTSISFGSAGKKYELANKPHHDHMICKNCGKIIEFENPIIERQQALIAKEHGFKLTGHLMQLYGVCNNCNQKTKVKI; encoded by the coding sequence ATGTTGATTGAGAATGTAGAATATGATGTATTGTTAGAAAGGTTTAAAAAAATTTTACGACAAGGTGGTCTTAAGTATACCAAGCAAAGAGAAATACTGCTTAAAACCTTATATCATAGTGATACACACTATACTCCTGAAAGTTTATATATGGAGATTAAACAAGCAGAACCAGATTTAAATGTAGGTATTGCTACAGTTTATAGAACTTTAAATTTGCTTGAAGAAGCAGAGATGGTGACTTCTATATCATTTGGATCAGCGGGAAAAAAATACGAGCTTGCAAATAAACCGCATCACGATCATATGATTTGTAAAAATTGTGGAAAAATTATAGAGTTTGAAAATCCTATTATTGAAAGACAGCAAGCTTTAATCGCAAAAGAACACGGTTTTAAACTCACGGGACATTTAATGCAGCTTTATGGCGTATGTAATAATTGTAATCAAAAAACTAAGGTAAAAATTTAA
- a CDS encoding Colicin V production protein — protein sequence MNFYWFDVFILGFTLLLGLKGIINGLIKEVFGLLGIIGGVYIASKFASQAASFIQHTFYNIENQSLANFAGFLAILIIFWIFCLLLGNFLSKLVKLSGLGFLDRAGGFIFGGAKVFLIFAILVFCVARIDFLNDKLENFAKNSFTLAPLKSIGSFIMNQPLTTNSLGQIGQNLQDIKDDLSTTQGE from the coding sequence ATGAATTTTTACTGGTTTGATGTTTTTATTTTAGGTTTTACACTACTTTTAGGCCTTAAAGGTATTATAAATGGTTTAATCAAAGAAGTATTTGGTTTGCTCGGGATTATCGGTGGTGTTTATATTGCTTCAAAATTTGCTTCACAAGCTGCAAGTTTTATTCAACACACTTTTTACAATATAGAAAATCAAAGTTTAGCTAATTTCGCAGGATTTTTGGCAATTTTAATTATTTTTTGGATATTTTGCCTCCTGTTGGGTAATTTTCTTTCTAAATTAGTTAAATTAAGCGGTTTAGGGTTTTTAGATCGTGCAGGAGGATTTATTTTTGGAGGTGCAAAAGTATTTTTAATTTTTGCAATTTTGGTTTTCTGTGTAGCGCGTATTGATTTTTTAAATGATAAATTGGAGAATTTTGCTAAAAATAGTTTTACTTTAGCTCCTCTTAAAAGTATAGGATCGTTTATAATGAATCAACCTTTGACAACAAATAGTTTGGGACAAATCGGTCAAAATTTGCAAGATATTAAAGATGATTTAAGTACTACTCAAGGAGAATAG
- a CDS encoding Aspartyl-tRNA(Asn) amidotransferase subunit C @ Glutamyl-tRNA(Gln) amidotransferase subunit C produces the protein MQIDEKLLSKLEKLSALQIEEEKRSEVICQLSEIVDFVEKLNELDLSSSEVTISTIEGGAPFRSDDINSSSVVETVLNHAPKSNEHFFIVPKIIE, from the coding sequence ATGCAAATAGATGAAAAATTGCTTAGCAAGCTTGAAAAGTTAAGTGCTTTGCAGATCGAAGAAGAAAAAAGAAGCGAAGTGATTTGTCAGCTTAGCGAGATTGTGGATTTTGTTGAGAAATTAAATGAGTTAGATTTAAGTTCCTCGGAAGTTACAATCAGTACTATTGAAGGTGGAGCACCCTTTAGAAGTGATGATATCAATAGTAGTAGCGTAGTAGAAACAGTTTTAAATCATGCCCCAAAAAGCAATGAACATTTTTTCATTGTTCCTAAAATCATTGAATGA